A single region of the Leptodactylus fuscus isolate aLepFus1 chromosome 5, aLepFus1.hap2, whole genome shotgun sequence genome encodes:
- the LOC142204373 gene encoding olfactory receptor 11L1-like, whose amino-acid sequence MGLLAASLTSGLLAPSESNVTAVTEFSLLGFQVNFCLRLSLFCLFFVVFCGTICGNLLIITLVSTSKNLHTPMYFFISQLSISDILLTTTIVPNMLHVLLYNGGTITFIGCMSQLYFFGVSEIFECFLLTVMSFDRYVAICHPLRYTSIMTSVSCVRLTFFSWFLGFCSPLSAVIQIGILNYCGHNIIDYFFCDLPALLDLSCSDTFIIQINGVLLGIPILIIPTTIIVVSYTYIVWAVLRIPSSTGRQKAFSTCSSHLIVVSIFYWTLFSVYVLPTKGQNLTVNKYLSPLYTVFTPLVNPLIYSLRNKDIKKAVRVSVHN is encoded by the coding sequence GAAAGCAATGTGACGGCGGTCACCGAATTTTCCCTCTTAGGATTTCAAGTCAACTTTTGTCTAAGACTTTCCCTCTTCTGTctattttttgtggttttctgtgggacaatatgtgggaacctcctgatcatcaccctggtgtccaccagtaagaacctccacaccccaatgtacttcttcatctcacaactctccatcagtgacatcttgTTGACAACCACTATTGTCCCCAACATGCTCCACGTCCTCCTATATAACGGGGGGACCATTACTTTTATTGGTTGTATGTCTCAGTTATATTTTTTTGGTGTCTCAGAAATATTTGAATGCTTTCTCCTCACAGTTATGTCTTTTgatagatatgtggccatctgtcaTCCGCTCCGTTACACCTCCATCATGACAAGTGTCTCATGTGTGAGGTTGACTTTCTTCTCATGGTTCCTTGGATTTTGCTCTCCATTGAGTGCTGTCATTCAAATCGGGATATTGAATTATTGTGGACACAATATCATTGACTATTTCTTCTGTGATCTTCCTGCCTTGCTAGATCTTTCCTGTTCTGATACCTTCATAATTCAGATAAATGGCGTTTTGTTAGGCATTCCTATTTTAATAATCCCAACCACCatcattgtagtgtcttatacttATATAGTTTgggcagtcttaaggatcccatccagtactggtagacagaaagccttctccacctgtagctcccacctcattgtggtctccatcttCTACTGGACTCTGTTCAGTGTTTATGTTCTCCCAACAAAAGGACAAAACCTCACTGTGAATAAATATCTATCCccattatatactgtgtttactccTTTGGTCAACCCCCTTATATACAGCCTGAGAAACAAAGACATTAAGAAAGCCGTAAGAGTATCAGTTCACAACTAG